A single region of the Lactobacillus isalae genome encodes:
- a CDS encoding carboxylate--amine ligase — protein sequence MVQAKFTPILLGSDINVYGMARSFNEAYGIKVQAWAASQLAATRYSKIVDVEVHEGFEEDPGFMNVMKQKIEEYKNHPEPVILIACGDGYAELLAKHKDELKDTFVVPYIDYDLLEKLISKEGFYEIAEKYGLPYPHTKIVTMDDYKADNYLNLPFDYPVELKPEDPVSWLNCQFEGRKKAFTIHDEAELVDIVGKIYTHGYTEDLILQDFIPGDDSNMRVLNAYVDKNHKVKMMCLGHPLLEDPTPQSIGNYMAILPAFSQKLYDTVQSFLEKLNYTGMANFDIKYDPRDGEYKFFEINLRQGRSSFYVTLNGYNLAKWYVDDYVEDNLKDKSTVYGNKDGADYMLWLGVPKKIFKEYAYDNGSKRLAEKLIDEGHYGTTVFYNKDRSLKRWLLMRYMFHNYYARYKKYYQVNKGQYFEEEAKKLEKQALRDGQQENHENEI from the coding sequence ATGGTACAAGCAAAATTTACTCCTATTTTACTAGGTAGCGATATCAATGTTTACGGAATGGCACGTTCATTTAATGAAGCTTATGGAATTAAAGTTCAAGCTTGGGCTGCCAGTCAGTTAGCGGCAACGCGTTACTCTAAAATTGTTGACGTAGAAGTTCATGAAGGCTTCGAAGAAGATCCAGGCTTTATGAACGTGATGAAGCAAAAGATTGAAGAATATAAGAATCATCCAGAACCAGTTATTTTGATCGCTTGTGGGGATGGATATGCGGAATTACTTGCTAAGCATAAAGATGAACTAAAGGATACTTTCGTAGTTCCTTATATTGATTATGATTTGCTGGAGAAATTAATTTCTAAGGAAGGTTTCTACGAAATCGCTGAAAAGTATGGTCTTCCATACCCACATACTAAAATTGTGACAATGGATGATTATAAGGCTGATAATTACTTGAATTTACCATTTGATTATCCAGTGGAATTGAAGCCAGAAGATCCAGTTTCTTGGTTAAATTGCCAATTTGAGGGGCGTAAAAAGGCATTTACTATTCACGATGAGGCTGAATTAGTTGATATTGTAGGTAAAATCTACACTCATGGATATACTGAAGACTTAATCTTACAAGACTTTATCCCAGGTGATGACTCTAATATGCGTGTGCTTAATGCATATGTTGACAAAAACCACAAGGTTAAGATGATGTGTTTAGGTCATCCGCTTCTTGAAGACCCTACTCCACAATCTATTGGTAACTACATGGCAATTTTGCCAGCATTTAGTCAAAAGCTCTATGATACAGTTCAATCATTTCTTGAAAAATTGAACTATACTGGTATGGCTAACTTTGACATTAAGTATGATCCAAGAGATGGGGAATATAAGTTCTTTGAAATTAACTTACGCCAAGGCCGTTCAAGCTTCTATGTAACTTTAAATGGCTATAATTTAGCTAAGTGGTATGTAGATGATTATGTAGAAGATAATTTGAAAGATAAGTCAACTGTGTACGGCAATAAAGATGGTGCTGACTATATGCTTTGGCTTGGTGTTCCTAAGAAAATCTTTAAAGAATATGCTTATGATAATGGTTCAAAGCGTTTAGCTGAAAAGTTGATTGATGAAGGTCATTACGGCACTACAGTATTTTACAATAAGGATCGTAGTTTGAAGCGTTGGCTATTAATGCGTTATATGTTCCACAACTACTATGCTAGATACAAGAAGTACTATCAAGTAAATAAGGGACAATATTTTGAAGAAGAAGCTAAAAAGTTAGAAAAACAAGCTCTTCGTGATGGTCAACAAGAAAACCATGAAAATGAAATCTAA
- the nrdD gene encoding anaerobic ribonucleoside-triphosphate reductase, protein MLQQDAQIKSINQMPLPETAVKRDGSIYPFALYKIEMVLNSLHLMEHEADILPAILKKLNGKKQTSTCEIADAFVQTLTERGFDNEANAYIDYRREDEANFKKQTETTNRLDRLVHHDPTIVNENANKDSRVFSTQRDLTAGVVGKTIGLTMMPEHIAKAHLRGDIHWHDLDYTPLSPLTNCCLIDFKEMLSHGFTIGNANIESPHSIETATAQMSQIIANVASSQYGGCSADRVDEVLAPYAEKNYHKNIKEASEFFDDEEKIKAFAIKRTKKDIYDAMQALEYEINTLFSSQGQTPFTTLGFGLGTSWIEREIQKAILKIRIEGLGKDKRTAIFPKLVFTLKKGLNLHPGDPNYDIKELALECSTKRMYPDIVSYDMIKKITGSFKAPMGCRSFLQGWKDPKTGEEVNSGRMNLGVVTLNLPRIAMESKGDKDLFWQIFREKVQTAHEALQIKAKRCTDAVPDNAPILYEYGAFGKRLEASDSVNDLFKNGRCTVSLGYIGLYEVGTVFYGPNWEHNEEAHQFTINIVKELHDYCAKWEKEDPNHYHYSVYSTPSESLTDRFCRLDTKKFGKVKDITDKEYYTNSFHYDVRKHPTPFEKLAFEAPYPFYAAGGFIHYCEYPNLKQNPKALEAVWDWAYDKVGYLGTNTPIDQCYKCGFKGEFKATAKGFECPQCGNHDPETCDCVKRTCGYLGNPLKRPMVHGRHEEIVHRVKHLNLGMEEKMAKDEVRKNDEY, encoded by the coding sequence ATGTTACAACAAGATGCTCAAATTAAATCAATTAATCAAATGCCCCTTCCAGAAACAGCCGTTAAAAGAGACGGTAGCATCTATCCTTTTGCCCTTTATAAAATTGAAATGGTCTTAAACAGCTTGCATCTTATGGAACATGAAGCAGATATTTTACCTGCTATTTTGAAAAAATTAAACGGTAAAAAACAAACTTCTACTTGTGAGATTGCAGATGCATTTGTTCAAACATTAACAGAACGTGGATTTGATAATGAAGCTAATGCGTATATTGACTATCGTAGAGAAGATGAGGCTAATTTTAAAAAGCAAACCGAAACTACTAATCGTCTAGATCGTTTGGTTCATCATGATCCAACGATTGTTAACGAAAATGCTAACAAAGATTCACGTGTTTTCTCAACTCAGCGTGATTTAACAGCAGGTGTTGTTGGAAAGACAATTGGCTTGACAATGATGCCTGAACATATTGCTAAGGCCCACTTACGTGGCGATATTCACTGGCATGACTTAGATTACACTCCACTTAGTCCATTAACCAACTGTTGCTTAATTGACTTTAAAGAAATGCTAAGTCATGGCTTTACGATTGGAAATGCGAATATTGAATCACCTCATTCAATTGAGACTGCTACTGCGCAAATGTCGCAAATTATTGCTAATGTAGCTTCTAGCCAATACGGTGGCTGTTCAGCTGATAGAGTTGATGAAGTTTTAGCCCCTTATGCTGAAAAAAATTACCACAAGAATATTAAAGAAGCTAGTGAATTCTTTGATGATGAAGAAAAGATCAAGGCTTTTGCCATCAAGAGAACTAAGAAAGATATTTACGATGCAATGCAGGCACTTGAGTATGAAATTAATACTCTTTTTTCAAGTCAAGGACAAACTCCCTTTACCACTTTGGGCTTTGGCTTAGGAACTTCGTGGATTGAACGTGAAATTCAAAAGGCTATTTTAAAGATTAGAATTGAAGGTTTAGGAAAGGATAAAAGAACAGCTATCTTCCCTAAATTGGTTTTCACTCTTAAGAAAGGTCTTAACTTACATCCTGGTGATCCAAACTACGATATTAAGGAATTAGCCTTAGAATGTTCAACTAAGCGTATGTATCCTGATATCGTTAGCTACGATATGATTAAGAAAATTACTGGTTCATTTAAGGCTCCAATGGGGTGTCGCTCATTCTTACAAGGCTGGAAAGATCCAAAAACTGGTGAAGAGGTAAATTCTGGTCGAATGAACTTAGGTGTTGTTACCTTAAACTTGCCTAGAATTGCAATGGAATCAAAGGGTGATAAAGATTTATTCTGGCAAATCTTTAGAGAAAAAGTTCAAACTGCTCATGAAGCTTTACAAATTAAGGCTAAGCGTTGTACTGACGCAGTTCCTGATAATGCTCCAATCCTTTATGAATATGGTGCTTTTGGTAAACGTCTTGAAGCTAGCGACAGTGTAAATGACTTATTCAAAAATGGGCGCTGTACGGTATCTTTAGGCTACATCGGCTTGTATGAAGTTGGTACTGTGTTTTATGGACCAAATTGGGAACACAACGAAGAAGCCCATCAATTTACAATTAATATTGTTAAAGAACTTCACGACTACTGTGCTAAGTGGGAAAAGGAAGATCCAAATCATTATCACTACAGTGTTTATTCAACTCCAAGTGAAAGTTTAACTGATAGATTTTGTCGTTTAGATACTAAGAAGTTTGGTAAGGTTAAAGATATTACTGATAAGGAATACTACACTAATTCTTTTCACTATGATGTTAGAAAGCACCCAACTCCTTTTGAGAAATTGGCTTTTGAAGCACCGTATCCATTTTATGCAGCTGGGGGATTTATTCATTATTGTGAATATCCAAACCTTAAGCAAAATCCTAAGGCACTAGAAGCGGTATGGGATTGGGCTTATGATAAGGTAGGATATTTAGGAACAAATACTCCAATTGATCAATGTTACAAGTGTGGTTTTAAAGGTGAATTCAAAGCAACTGCAAAAGGTTTTGAATGTCCACAATGTGGCAATCATGATCCAGAAACTTGTGATTGTGTAAAACGTACTTGTGGTTATCTTGGTAATCCTTTGAAGCGTCCAATGGTTCACGGCCGTCACGAAGAAATTGTTCACCGTGTAAAGCACTTGAACTTAGGAATGGAAGAAAAGATGGCAAAGGATGAAGTTAGAAAGAATGACGAATACTAA
- the nrdG gene encoding anaerobic ribonucleoside-triphosphate reductase activating protein: MPEKDKNNQEGPDVRGNLIKVNVGGDTIFVDSNQYKPQVEHAKELKRKHRLPKNPKPQEWKSEEYSKHKIADYKPFNFVDGEGVRCSLYVSGCLFDCPGCYNLAAQNFNYGRPYTQELEDKIIEDMSQSYVQGLTLLGGEPFLNTWVCLKLINRVREEFGHTKDIWSWSGYTWDELQKETPDKKEMLSKIDILVDGRFMDDLKDLTLQFRGSSNQRIIDVQKSLKANKVVIWDKLVR; encoded by the coding sequence ATGCCAGAAAAAGACAAAAATAATCAAGAAGGTCCAGATGTTCGAGGTAACTTGATTAAGGTTAATGTTGGAGGAGACACAATTTTTGTTGATTCTAATCAATATAAACCTCAAGTTGAACATGCAAAGGAATTGAAAAGAAAACACCGTCTTCCAAAAAATCCAAAACCACAGGAATGGAAATCTGAAGAATATTCTAAACATAAAATAGCTGATTATAAGCCATTTAATTTTGTTGATGGCGAGGGAGTTAGATGCAGTTTATATGTGAGTGGATGCTTATTTGATTGCCCCGGTTGTTACAATTTAGCAGCACAGAATTTTAATTATGGCCGTCCTTATACGCAAGAACTAGAAGATAAGATTATTGAAGATATGTCACAATCTTATGTTCAAGGCTTAACTTTATTAGGCGGAGAACCATTTTTAAATACTTGGGTATGCTTAAAGCTAATCAATCGCGTCCGCGAAGAGTTTGGTCATACTAAAGATATCTGGTCTTGGTCAGGCTATACTTGGGATGAGCTCCAAAAGGAAACGCCCGATAAAAAAGAAATGCTTTCTAAAATTGATATTTTAGTTGATGGTCGATTTATGGATGACTTAAAGGACCTTACCCTACAGTTCCGTGGTTCAAGCAACCAGAGAATTATTGATGTTCAGAAATCGCTGAAAGCTAATAAGGTTGTTATTTGGGATAAGCTGGTTAGATAA
- a CDS encoding iron-sulfur cluster assembly protein has translation MQEKNLKLVDKIMTALQGVKDPELLVDVVNLGLIYGLDIEGDHATVKMTLTIVGCPLSTYLQNAIERAVLSVSEIKTCDVKLVWYPVWSPERMTTAAKQQLGMLDNEQALDQEKEIEDTEEKQKIIDFSVPIKKLAEEYPDFIQIMYDCGFTRIKIPGLLSTVGRVMTIPLGAQAMKIDLKKIKQAFEDKGYKVIDK, from the coding sequence ATGCAAGAAAAGAATTTAAAATTAGTCGATAAAATTATGACGGCCTTACAGGGTGTAAAAGACCCAGAATTATTAGTTGATGTAGTTAATTTAGGCTTGATTTATGGGCTTGATATTGAGGGAGATCATGCCACAGTTAAGATGACTTTGACAATTGTTGGCTGCCCCTTGTCCACATATTTGCAAAATGCAATTGAAAGAGCAGTTTTGTCGGTTTCCGAAATTAAGACTTGTGATGTGAAACTAGTTTGGTATCCAGTTTGGAGTCCAGAAAGAATGACGACAGCAGCTAAACAGCAATTAGGGATGCTTGATAATGAACAGGCGTTAGATCAAGAAAAAGAGATTGAAGATACAGAAGAAAAGCAAAAGATTATTGACTTCTCAGTGCCAATTAAAAAATTAGCCGAAGAATATCCTGATTTTATCCAAATTATGTATGATTGTGGTTTTACTAGAATTAAAATTCCAGGGTTGTTATCAACTGTTGGGCGTGTGATGACGATTCCTCTTGGAGCGCAAGCAATGAAGATTGATTTAAAGAAGATAAAGCAGGCTTTTGAGGATAAGGGCTACAAGGTGATTGATAAATGA
- a CDS encoding DUF438 domain-containing protein, producing the protein MKNLDKKRQEAILKILNFIQNGGELEEAKKMFQAAFDQVDVAEITAAERELIAQGLDPRKIQYLCNVHADVFKGNIKENKESPEFETPGHPVHTFKLENIVIKSLINDALLPDLAKWENGAADVLPKLKQELKDLAKIHYHYARKETSMFPLMTKYGITAPPKVMWGVDDKIRKLIGQANVLVNQKDVNQTTVANVIKKAANEVLEMIFKEEKIMLPMIDEVASEEDWGNVKDEEGQIGYTLIQKPMNWKPKLKAKAAGPISLDKLSNLVLNFSEGSLNLEQLSAILDLLPFAITFVDENDKVAYFGGGASIFPHSKNAIGNSVYSCHLPESVPRVKKIFDDFHQGKKDKYEFWFRPRHMGRYLYLQYFAVRKNNKYLGCLEVAQDVTDIKSWKNEKR; encoded by the coding sequence ATGAAAAATTTAGATAAAAAACGCCAAGAAGCAATTTTAAAGATTTTGAATTTTATTCAGAATGGTGGAGAGTTAGAAGAAGCTAAGAAGATGTTTCAAGCTGCCTTTGATCAAGTCGATGTTGCTGAGATTACGGCAGCTGAAAGAGAATTAATTGCGCAAGGTCTTGATCCAAGAAAAATTCAGTACTTGTGTAATGTTCATGCGGATGTTTTTAAGGGTAATATTAAAGAAAATAAAGAAAGTCCAGAGTTCGAAACTCCAGGTCATCCTGTTCATACTTTTAAATTAGAAAATATTGTTATTAAGTCATTAATTAATGATGCCTTGCTTCCTGATTTAGCTAAGTGGGAAAATGGAGCCGCAGATGTTTTACCAAAGTTAAAGCAGGAACTAAAAGATCTTGCTAAAATTCATTATCACTATGCTCGTAAAGAAACTTCTATGTTTCCACTTATGACTAAGTATGGCATTACTGCACCGCCTAAAGTGATGTGGGGCGTTGATGACAAAATAAGAAAATTAATTGGTCAAGCTAATGTGCTTGTTAATCAAAAAGATGTGAATCAGACTACAGTAGCTAATGTAATAAAAAAAGCGGCTAATGAAGTTCTTGAAATGATTTTTAAAGAAGAAAAAATTATGCTTCCGATGATTGATGAAGTAGCTAGCGAAGAAGATTGGGGCAATGTCAAGGATGAAGAAGGACAGATTGGCTATACCTTAATTCAAAAACCAATGAACTGGAAACCTAAGTTAAAAGCAAAAGCTGCTGGTCCAATTTCTTTAGATAAGCTAAGTAATCTAGTATTAAATTTTTCTGAAGGAAGTTTAAATTTAGAACAGTTGTCAGCAATTTTAGACTTATTGCCATTTGCGATAACTTTTGTCGATGAAAATGATAAGGTTGCGTATTTTGGTGGCGGAGCAAGTATTTTTCCGCATTCTAAAAATGCAATTGGAAATAGTGTATATTCTTGCCATCTTCCTGAAAGTGTTCCTCGCGTTAAGAAAATTTTTGATGATTTTCATCAGGGTAAGAAAGATAAATATGAATTTTGGTTTCGGCCAAGGCACATGGGACGTTACTTATATTTACAGTATTTTGCTGTAAGAAAAAATAATAAATATTTGGGATGTTTAGAGGTTGCGCAGGATGTTACTGATATTAAAAGCTGGAAAAATGAAAAAAGATAA
- a CDS encoding MDR family MFS transporter, whose product MKKKRVRKLHSKENIQPDDEIKLHWLLLGELFTWIGASFIWPLTSVYLNKRLHVSLAMIGIVLLFNCLANMLGSFIAGWAYDHFNPYYLIIAGAGLDALVLFGMAANHTWPIYWIWMTLTGLLGGWNGALINSIATSIKSKPGRYVFNTIYFAQNLGVVLGTLIVGYIYDYSVTVLFVIAASLFVIVCINAIINYRPIIKFHLERKAQQNKGSKNKSTPMPRANLKLTIGFFTTLAVIWLMYMNWESNLSVYMVSLGIPFHLYSLLWTINASIIVIVQAFLSRFPNTFKNLFHQVVFGVTMFAISFVTLIFAKDYAHFVFSMVTLTLGESTAMPAMPAYVNDLSPVDSKGKYQGLTISTSAVGRAFGPLFGGLVIDKFGYINFFIVAAVGIFMMLAIIVPLHTRLRGKLKIFR is encoded by the coding sequence ATGAAAAAGAAAAGGGTGAGGAAGTTGCATAGTAAAGAAAATATTCAACCGGATGATGAAATAAAGTTACATTGGCTGCTTTTAGGGGAGCTGTTTACCTGGATTGGGGCTAGTTTTATTTGGCCATTAACTTCGGTTTATTTGAATAAAAGGCTTCATGTTTCTTTGGCCATGATTGGAATAGTACTTTTATTTAATTGTTTGGCAAATATGCTAGGCTCGTTTATTGCTGGCTGGGCATATGATCATTTCAATCCATACTATCTAATTATTGCTGGTGCCGGTTTAGATGCCTTAGTGCTATTTGGCATGGCTGCTAATCATACTTGGCCAATTTATTGGATTTGGATGACTTTGACTGGTTTACTAGGTGGCTGGAATGGTGCCTTAATTAATTCAATTGCAACTAGTATCAAGTCAAAGCCGGGTAGATATGTCTTTAATACAATTTATTTTGCACAGAATCTCGGAGTGGTATTAGGAACATTAATTGTAGGTTATATCTATGATTATTCAGTGACGGTTTTATTTGTAATTGCGGCTAGTCTTTTTGTGATCGTCTGTATTAATGCAATCATTAACTACCGTCCAATTATTAAGTTCCATTTGGAACGAAAAGCTCAACAAAATAAGGGTAGTAAGAATAAATCTACCCCAATGCCTAGGGCTAATTTGAAGTTAACGATTGGCTTTTTTACTACTTTAGCCGTAATTTGGTTGATGTACATGAATTGGGAATCAAACTTGTCAGTTTATATGGTGTCTTTAGGTATTCCTTTTCATTTATATAGTTTGCTTTGGACGATTAATGCCAGCATTATTGTGATCGTCCAAGCATTTTTGAGTCGTTTTCCCAATACTTTTAAGAATTTGTTTCACCAAGTAGTATTCGGAGTCACAATGTTTGCTATTTCTTTTGTAACTTTAATTTTTGCAAAAGACTATGCTCACTTTGTATTTTCAATGGTTACTTTAACTCTTGGTGAATCAACTGCTATGCCGGCTATGCCTGCATATGTAAATGACTTGTCGCCTGTCGATAGTAAAGGTAAATATCAAGGCTTAACAATTTCAACGTCAGCTGTTGGAAGGGCCTTTGGTCCTTTGTTTGGGGGATTAGTTATTGATAAGTTTGGCTATATCAATTTCTTTATTGTTGCTGCAGTTGGGATTTTTATGATGCTAGCAATTATTGTTCCCCTTCATACGAGATTAAGAGGAAAGTTGAAAATATTTAGGTAA
- a CDS encoding tagatose 1,6-diphosphate aldolase — translation MRKISPEVARHMDNLSNEAGVISALAIDQRGSLKRMLAEAANKSADETTIVDFKEAVSSELTPCASAILTDPEYGLPATKVRDKNCGLLLSYEKTGYDTTEPGRMCDLIADQSALRIKKDGADAVKFLLYYDPDESDEINDKKKAFVERVGAETKANGLPFFLELLTYDGNIDDAKGEEYAKIKPEKVFKTMQEFSKPQYDVTVLKVEIPFNVKYVEGYNGDNNVVYTQEEAKKLLKKQSEITDLPYIFLSAGVTSEEFIAEIKMAEDADAAFNGVLCGRATWKPAIEPFAAEGEKQGREWLSTEGKKNIENLNDALKGAKSWKDKLEVED, via the coding sequence ATGAGAAAGATTTCACCTGAAGTTGCAAGACATATGGATAATTTATCTAATGAAGCTGGAGTAATTAGTGCATTAGCTATTGATCAAAGAGGTTCATTAAAACGAATGTTAGCTGAGGCAGCAAATAAGTCTGCTGATGAAACAACAATTGTAGATTTTAAAGAAGCTGTTTCAAGTGAATTAACACCATGCGCTTCTGCAATTTTGACAGATCCGGAATATGGTCTTCCTGCAACTAAGGTTAGAGATAAGAACTGTGGTTTATTATTATCTTATGAAAAGACGGGGTATGATACTACTGAACCAGGTAGAATGTGTGATTTAATTGCTGATCAATCAGCTTTAAGAATTAAAAAAGATGGTGCAGACGCAGTAAAATTCTTACTTTACTACGATCCAGACGAAAGCGATGAAATTAATGACAAGAAGAAAGCTTTCGTTGAAAGAGTAGGAGCTGAAACTAAAGCAAACGGTTTACCATTTTTCCTTGAATTATTAACTTATGATGGAAACATCGATGATGCTAAAGGCGAGGAATATGCAAAGATAAAGCCTGAAAAAGTTTTCAAGACTATGCAAGAATTTTCTAAGCCTCAATATGATGTAACTGTTCTTAAGGTAGAGATTCCATTTAATGTTAAATATGTTGAAGGCTATAATGGCGACAACAACGTGGTTTACACTCAAGAAGAAGCAAAGAAGTTATTGAAGAAGCAATCCGAGATAACTGATTTGCCATATATCTTCTTATCAGCTGGTGTAACTAGTGAAGAATTCATTGCTGAAATCAAGATGGCTGAAGATGCTGATGCTGCATTCAACGGTGTTCTTTGCGGGCGTGCAACTTGGAAACCAGCAATTGAGCCATTTGCTGCTGAAGGTGAAAAGCAAGGTAGAGAATGGTTATCAACTGAAGGTAAGAAAAATATTGAGAACTTGAACGATGCACTTAAGGGTGCTAAATCATGGAAAGATAAGCTAGAAGTTGAAGATTAA